One Streptomyces sp. NBC_01237 genomic region harbors:
- a CDS encoding ABC transporter substrate-binding protein, with amino-acid sequence MPELRSAGFERRTFLRYTSAVGAAAAITAGLSACGGPSSTADGAAGKGDGNGTIEAGLSYPLSTGFDPMITSGATPYAANMHIFEGLVDLDPATLVARPALATEMPKKINATTYRATLRAGATFHDGSPVTADDVVFSFERILDEKNASLMAQFVPFIDTVEAVDATTVEFKLKYAFALFPSRIAVARIVPKKIVEADVKGFDAKPVGSGPYRFIEATREDKIVFEKYAKYNGPHPAKAEKMVWRLMSDQSARVSAMESGRVQAIEDVPYIDVKRLAGSTKTESVQSFGLLFLMFNTADKRFADKRVRQALHYALDTEKIISTAMVGNAAAATGYVPATHPDYHKAATVYTHDVARAKKLLAEAGVKNLSFTVLTTDTGWVKDIAPLLKESWAAAGVEVTLNIAQSPAQYAKIDSGDFEVLVAPGDPSVFGNDADLLMRWFYYGFWPEKRYGWGKSPAYKQVRQTLDKAAQAADEETRRKLWGEVTDLVADEAALYPILHRKLPTAWNEKALPGFKPLPTTGLSFVDVSRA; translated from the coding sequence GTGCCCGAGCTGAGATCAGCCGGTTTCGAGCGCCGCACGTTCCTGCGTTACACCAGTGCCGTCGGTGCGGCGGCCGCCATCACGGCGGGGCTCTCCGCCTGTGGCGGTCCGTCCTCGACCGCCGACGGCGCGGCGGGCAAGGGGGACGGCAACGGCACCATCGAGGCAGGGCTGTCGTACCCGCTCTCGACGGGCTTCGACCCGATGATCACCTCGGGCGCGACTCCGTACGCCGCCAATATGCACATCTTCGAGGGCCTCGTCGATCTCGACCCGGCAACGCTCGTGGCCCGCCCGGCGCTCGCCACCGAGATGCCGAAGAAGATCAACGCCACCACCTACCGGGCCACGCTCCGTGCCGGAGCGACGTTCCACGACGGATCGCCGGTCACCGCCGACGATGTGGTGTTCAGCTTCGAACGCATCCTGGACGAGAAGAACGCGTCGCTGATGGCACAGTTCGTGCCCTTCATCGACACCGTCGAGGCGGTCGACGCCACGACGGTCGAGTTCAAGCTCAAGTACGCCTTCGCGCTGTTCCCGTCGCGCATCGCCGTCGCCCGGATCGTGCCGAAGAAGATCGTCGAGGCGGACGTCAAGGGATTCGACGCCAAGCCGGTCGGCTCGGGACCGTACAGGTTCATCGAGGCGACTCGTGAGGACAAGATCGTCTTCGAGAAGTACGCCAAGTACAACGGCCCGCACCCGGCCAAGGCCGAGAAGATGGTCTGGCGCCTGATGTCGGACCAGTCGGCGCGCGTCAGCGCCATGGAGTCCGGCCGGGTCCAGGCCATCGAGGACGTCCCCTACATCGACGTCAAGCGGCTCGCGGGCTCCACGAAGACCGAGTCCGTGCAGTCCTTCGGCCTGCTCTTCCTGATGTTCAACACCGCGGACAAGCGGTTCGCCGACAAGCGGGTCCGGCAGGCACTGCACTACGCGCTGGACACCGAGAAGATCATCAGCACCGCCATGGTCGGCAACGCGGCGGCCGCCACCGGCTACGTCCCGGCGACCCACCCGGACTACCACAAGGCCGCCACCGTCTACACGCACGACGTGGCCAGGGCGAAGAAGCTGCTCGCCGAAGCGGGCGTCAAGAACCTCTCCTTCACCGTCCTGACCACCGACACCGGCTGGGTCAAGGACATCGCCCCGCTGCTCAAGGAGAGCTGGGCGGCGGCCGGAGTCGAGGTCACCCTCAACATCGCGCAGTCCCCGGCCCAGTACGCCAAGATCGACAGCGGTGACTTCGAGGTCCTCGTGGCCCCCGGCGACCCCTCGGTCTTCGGCAACGACGCCGACCTCCTGATGCGCTGGTTCTACTACGGCTTCTGGCCGGAGAAGCGCTACGGATGGGGCAAGTCCCCCGCGTACAAGCAGGTCAGGCAGACCCTCGACAAGGCCGCCCAGGCCGCCGACGAGGAGACGCGCAGGAAGCTGTGGGGCGAGGTCACCGATCTGGTCGCCGACGAGGCCGCGCTCTACCCGATCCTGCACCGCAAGCTGCCCACCGCCTGGAACGAGAAGGCGCTGCCCGGCTTCAAGCCGCTGCCCACCACGGGCCTGTCCTTCGTGGACGTCAGCCGCGCCTGA
- a CDS encoding FadR/GntR family transcriptional regulator, with product MSGTRPGRQLLRQEVVDGIKRYILEEKLRPGDPLPTEPALCEALGASRSSVREAVKILNALDIVEVRHGHGTYVGRLSLSALVESLTFRGLLSPDDDVQVLADLVDVRELFERGMADRIVSLLNPGQLDTLDGLVATMRATGAQEGTGFVEADRAFHALLVAPLGNDLIGQLSMAFWDVYAIVAPHLDGFTQADETETITAHQNIVDAARAGDIPGFITSLGEHYAPVRRRISEARARDSAQG from the coding sequence ATGTCCGGTACGAGGCCCGGCCGGCAGCTGCTCCGGCAGGAAGTCGTCGACGGCATCAAGCGCTACATCCTTGAGGAGAAGCTGCGCCCCGGGGACCCACTGCCCACCGAGCCGGCCCTGTGCGAGGCGCTCGGCGCCAGCCGCTCCAGCGTCCGCGAGGCGGTCAAGATCCTCAACGCCCTGGACATCGTCGAGGTGCGCCACGGGCACGGCACGTACGTCGGGCGGCTGAGCCTGTCCGCCCTGGTGGAGAGCCTGACCTTCCGCGGGCTGCTCTCCCCGGACGACGACGTCCAGGTGCTGGCCGACCTCGTCGACGTACGCGAGCTGTTCGAGCGCGGCATGGCGGACCGGATCGTTTCCCTGCTCAACCCCGGACAGCTCGACACCCTGGACGGCCTGGTGGCCACCATGCGCGCGACCGGGGCCCAGGAGGGGACCGGCTTCGTGGAGGCGGACCGCGCCTTCCACGCCCTGCTCGTCGCCCCGCTCGGAAACGATCTGATCGGCCAGCTCTCGATGGCCTTCTGGGACGTGTACGCGATCGTCGCGCCGCACCTGGACGGCTTCACACAGGCCGACGAGACGGAAACGATCACCGCCCACCAGAACATCGTGGACGCCGCACGGGCGGGCGACATCCCCGGCTTCATCACCTCACTGGGCGAGCACTACGCCCCGGTCAGACGCCGGATCTCCGAAGCCCGCGCCCGCGACAGCGCCCAGGGCTGA
- a CDS encoding acetylxylan esterase, with protein MPLTDLSPAECRAYRPELPVPDGFDAFWERTLSEVPADGRDAVEKPLFTAVDTGITQVRTYDVTVPGFAGRPVHGWLRLPAGATGPLGCVVEFLGYGRGRGLPHEDLLWAAAGYAHLVMDTRGQGWSAAGGSTADTDPGAAGAVPGFVTRGIESPETYYYRRVFTDAVRCVEAMRDHPEVDPERIVVTGVSQGGGIALAVSGLVPGLAGVLPDVPFLCDFPRAAAIAGRPPYTEIAEYLRLHRDRTETVFHTLSYFDAALLATRATAPALFSLAMMDDICPPSTCFAAYNHYAGPKDVRVYGFNGHEGGAAYQQREQLAWVRSLFAGPRSGRPGHP; from the coding sequence ATGCCTCTGACGGACCTCTCGCCCGCGGAGTGCCGCGCCTACCGGCCGGAGCTGCCGGTTCCCGACGGTTTCGACGCCTTCTGGGAACGCACCCTGAGCGAGGTCCCCGCCGACGGCCGAGACGCGGTGGAGAAGCCGTTGTTCACCGCCGTCGACACCGGGATCACCCAGGTCCGTACGTACGACGTGACCGTCCCCGGTTTCGCCGGGCGGCCGGTCCACGGCTGGCTGCGCCTGCCCGCCGGGGCCACCGGACCGCTCGGCTGCGTCGTCGAGTTCCTGGGATACGGCCGGGGGCGGGGGCTGCCGCACGAGGACCTCCTCTGGGCGGCGGCCGGATACGCCCATCTGGTCATGGACACCCGCGGCCAGGGCTGGTCGGCGGCCGGCGGGAGCACCGCCGATACCGACCCGGGCGCGGCCGGAGCCGTACCGGGTTTCGTCACCCGCGGCATCGAGAGCCCGGAAACGTACTACTACCGACGGGTGTTCACCGATGCCGTGCGCTGCGTCGAGGCGATGCGCGACCACCCCGAGGTCGACCCGGAACGGATCGTCGTCACCGGGGTGAGCCAGGGCGGCGGCATCGCCCTGGCCGTGTCCGGCCTGGTGCCGGGACTGGCGGGCGTGCTGCCGGACGTTCCGTTCCTCTGCGACTTCCCCCGGGCGGCGGCGATCGCGGGGCGCCCTCCGTACACCGAGATCGCCGAATACCTCCGCCTGCACCGTGACCGCACCGAGACGGTGTTCCACACCCTGTCGTACTTCGACGCCGCGCTGCTCGCCACCCGCGCCACCGCGCCCGCGCTGTTCTCCCTCGCGATGATGGACGACATCTGCCCGCCCTCCACCTGCTTCGCCGCCTACAACCACTACGCGGGACCCAAGGACGTCCGCGTCTACGGGTTCAACGGGCACGAGGGCGGCGCGGCGTATCAGCAGCGGGAGCAACTGGCTTGGGTGCGTTCCCTGTTCGCCGGCCCCCGGTCCGGGCGGCCCGGCCACCCCTGA
- a CDS encoding exo-alpha-sialidase yields MQRKVSLALLSAALLVVTATGTAHGAAPAAGEPSSQDLTVDGVGSPHYRIPALTTSVKGTLLAAYDARPTLGDLPANISIVLRRSTDGGVTWQSQQVVRKEAAPKGFGDPSLLVDRTTGRIFLFYAAGVNQGFFGSATGNDESDPDVLQADYSYSDDDGATWTHRRITQQIKNPAWAGMFAASGEGIQLRRGAYKGRLIQQYAIRNNGANYAVSAYSDDHGATWRMGNPVGPGGDENKTVELSDGRIMLNNRSKPYRTIAYSTDGGVNYTPFTQDTGLTDPANNASVIRYAPDAPASDPQSSWLLFSNTDDASARRNLTVKMSCDNGKTWPISKVLDAGAAAYSTLTKLPGERVGLLYERADYQHITYASFDLKWLGGTCADITITPPATLKAGTSTEVTVRVVNRMDVRRDAGTIDLAVPSGWTAGPATIPALNPGQGANIKIPVTVAAGASGSVRLTATYRANDKRASGSATVTVTP; encoded by the coding sequence ATGCAGCGAAAAGTCTCCCTCGCCCTGCTGTCGGCCGCCCTTCTGGTGGTCACCGCGACCGGCACCGCGCACGGCGCCGCCCCCGCCGCCGGTGAACCGTCCTCCCAGGACCTGACCGTCGACGGGGTGGGCTCGCCCCACTACCGCATCCCCGCGCTGACCACCTCGGTCAAGGGCACCCTGCTCGCGGCCTACGACGCCCGCCCCACGCTGGGGGACCTGCCGGCCAACATCTCCATCGTGCTGCGCCGCAGCACGGACGGGGGTGTCACCTGGCAGTCCCAGCAGGTGGTCCGCAAGGAGGCCGCCCCCAAGGGCTTCGGGGACCCGAGCCTGCTGGTGGACCGCACCACCGGCCGTATCTTCCTGTTCTACGCGGCCGGGGTGAACCAGGGCTTCTTCGGCTCGGCCACCGGGAACGACGAGAGCGACCCGGACGTCCTCCAGGCGGACTACAGCTACTCGGACGACGACGGTGCGACGTGGACCCACCGCCGTATCACCCAGCAGATCAAGAACCCCGCGTGGGCGGGCATGTTCGCGGCCTCCGGCGAGGGCATCCAGCTGCGCCGGGGGGCGTACAAGGGCCGGCTGATCCAGCAGTACGCCATCCGGAACAACGGGGCCAACTACGCCGTCAGCGCCTACAGCGACGACCACGGTGCGACCTGGAGGATGGGCAACCCGGTCGGCCCCGGCGGCGACGAGAACAAGACCGTCGAGCTGTCCGACGGCAGGATCATGCTCAACAACCGGTCCAAGCCGTACCGCACGATCGCGTACTCCACCGACGGCGGCGTCAACTACACCCCGTTCACCCAGGACACCGGTCTGACCGACCCCGCGAACAACGCCTCGGTCATCCGCTACGCCCCCGACGCGCCGGCCTCCGACCCCCAGTCGTCATGGCTGCTGTTCAGCAACACCGACGACGCGTCGGCGCGGCGCAACCTCACCGTGAAGATGTCCTGCGACAACGGGAAGACCTGGCCGATCAGCAAGGTCCTCGACGCGGGCGCCGCGGCCTACTCGACGCTCACCAAGCTGCCCGGCGAACGCGTCGGACTGCTCTACGAGCGCGCCGACTACCAGCACATCACCTACGCGTCGTTCGACCTGAAGTGGCTGGGCGGCACCTGCGCCGACATCACGATCACCCCGCCCGCCACGCTGAAGGCGGGCACGAGCACGGAGGTGACCGTCCGCGTGGTCAACAGGATGGATGTGCGCCGTGACGCGGGCACGATCGATCTCGCGGTGCCCAGTGGATGGACGGCGGGCCCGGCCACCATCCCTGCGCTCAACCCGGGCCAGGGTGCCAACATCAAGATCCCCGTCACGGTCGCCGCGGGCGCTTCGGGAAGCGTCAGGCTCACCGCCACCTACCGGGCGAACGACAAGCGCGCCTCGGGCAGCGCGACGGTGACCGTCACCCCGTGA
- a CDS encoding dihydrodipicolinate synthase family protein, with protein MSLTAPLRGVVPPVCTPLDSGGEVDTASLGRLVEHLIGGGVHGLFALGSTSEVAYLTDEQRATALETVVDVADGRVPVLAGVIDTTTARVVEHAKSAKGLGADALVATAPFYTRTHGKEIAGHFRRLRDTVDLPLFAYDIPVAVHSKLSASLVRELAEDGTLAGLKDSSGDEGGLRRLLVELGGREGRAQGPTPLFSVLTGSELTVDAALLAGVDGVVPGIGNVDPAGFVRLYDAARAGDWERAAKEQERLTDLFAMVDAGPEADMGRSSSALGSFKAALRLLGVIECGDTAFPQIPLSAESLVLVARRLRAAGLPPVR; from the coding sequence ATGTCTCTGACCGCACCGTTGCGTGGCGTCGTCCCGCCGGTCTGCACTCCGCTCGACTCCGGCGGGGAGGTCGACACCGCGTCGCTCGGGCGGCTCGTGGAGCATCTGATCGGCGGGGGCGTGCACGGGCTGTTCGCGCTCGGCTCGACCAGTGAGGTCGCCTATCTGACCGACGAGCAGCGGGCCACGGCCCTGGAGACCGTGGTCGATGTGGCCGACGGCCGGGTTCCGGTGCTGGCCGGAGTCATCGACACCACGACCGCGCGGGTCGTGGAACACGCGAAGTCCGCGAAGGGCCTGGGCGCGGACGCGCTCGTGGCGACCGCGCCGTTCTACACCCGCACCCACGGCAAGGAGATCGCCGGGCACTTCCGGCGGCTGCGGGACACCGTGGACCTGCCGCTGTTCGCGTACGACATCCCGGTCGCCGTGCACTCCAAGCTCTCCGCCTCGCTCGTACGCGAACTGGCGGAGGACGGCACGCTGGCCGGCCTCAAGGACAGCAGCGGCGACGAGGGCGGGCTGCGCCGGCTGCTCGTCGAGCTGGGCGGCCGGGAAGGCCGCGCACAGGGCCCGACGCCGCTGTTCAGCGTGCTGACCGGGTCCGAACTGACCGTGGACGCGGCCCTGCTGGCCGGCGTGGACGGGGTCGTGCCGGGCATCGGCAATGTGGACCCGGCCGGATTCGTCCGGCTCTACGACGCCGCGCGGGCGGGCGACTGGGAGCGGGCCGCGAAGGAACAGGAGCGGCTGACCGACCTGTTCGCCATGGTCGACGCCGGCCCGGAGGCCGACATGGGGCGCAGTTCCTCGGCGCTCGGCTCGTTCAAGGCGGCGCTGCGGCTGCTCGGCGTCATCGAGTGCGGGGACACCGCGTTCCCGCAGATTCCGCTGTCCGCCGAGTCGCTCGTCCTGGTCGCACGGCGGCTGCGCGCCGCCGGCCTGCCGCCGGTCCGATGA
- a CDS encoding ROK family protein: MNTGPLPGGPEGTGAVVIGLDLGGTKIDAALFGADGTVLARRTRPTPAGDGSAAVLDALAAAAAEVDPDRTATALGIAAAGVVDPRTGMVTSATDSIRGWAGTALGAGLAHRTGLPVACDNDVRATAGPELAALGGEHASLLFAAIGTGVGGAVAVDGRMLHGASGMAGHIGHLPSPQAAGLPCTCGSTGHLEVIASGPGIAAHYERLTGTPVDRLETVAGRAARGDAQAVRAITTGAAAVGRVLGGLANALGPDRVVVGGGVPRIGPLYGDALAAAFTAELMPPLRGLTPVAPLFGHDAAVLGAAALTTTLTLHHPGALR; encoded by the coding sequence ATGAACACCGGCCCCCTGCCCGGCGGCCCCGAAGGCACCGGAGCCGTCGTGATCGGCCTCGACCTCGGCGGTACGAAGATCGACGCCGCCCTCTTCGGCGCCGACGGCACCGTACTGGCCCGCCGCACCCGGCCCACCCCGGCCGGGGACGGCTCCGCCGCCGTGCTCGACGCGCTCGCGGCGGCCGCCGCCGAGGTCGACCCGGACCGGACCGCCACGGCGCTCGGGATCGCCGCCGCCGGAGTCGTCGATCCCCGTACCGGCATGGTCACCAGCGCCACCGACTCCATCCGGGGCTGGGCGGGCACCGCACTGGGCGCCGGGCTCGCGCACCGTACGGGGCTCCCGGTGGCCTGCGACAACGACGTCCGCGCCACGGCCGGACCCGAACTCGCGGCGCTGGGCGGGGAACACGCCTCCCTGCTGTTCGCCGCCATCGGCACCGGGGTCGGAGGCGCCGTCGCCGTCGACGGACGGATGCTGCACGGCGCCTCCGGGATGGCCGGGCACATCGGCCATCTGCCGAGCCCGCAGGCGGCGGGACTGCCCTGCACCTGCGGTTCCACCGGGCACCTGGAGGTCATCGCCTCCGGACCCGGCATCGCCGCCCATTACGAGCGGCTCACCGGCACTCCGGTGGACCGGCTCGAAACGGTCGCGGGCCGGGCCGCGCGGGGCGACGCCCAGGCCGTGCGCGCGATCACCACCGGCGCAGCCGCTGTCGGCCGGGTGCTCGGCGGGCTCGCCAACGCGCTCGGCCCGGACCGGGTCGTCGTCGGCGGCGGGGTCCCGCGGATCGGCCCGCTGTACGGGGACGCCCTGGCCGCCGCCTTCACCGCCGAACTGATGCCCCCGCTGCGCGGACTGACCCCGGTGGCCCCCCTGTTCGGCCATGACGCGGCGGTACTCGGCGCAGCCGCCCTCACCACCACGCTCACCCTCCACCACCCGGGAGCACTCCGATGA
- a CDS encoding N-acetylmannosamine-6-phosphate 2-epimerase: MNTPHERTTAPLTAALKGRLIVSCQAPPGDPMRETATLVRLAESAAAGGGTAIRANEPEVVAAIVAAVRLPVIGLWKDGDTGVYITPTVRHALALVEAGATVVAADATDRPRPDGSSFAELAAAVHGAGALVMADVSTLAEGITAAGQGADFVSTTLSGYVPGTPEQTGPDLDLVAALAAAIDVPVVAEGRINTPEEAAEALARGAHSVVVGTAITAPTALTSRFVAGITRP, from the coding sequence ATGAACACACCGCACGAACGAACCACCGCCCCATTGACCGCCGCACTCAAGGGCAGGCTGATCGTGTCCTGCCAGGCCCCGCCGGGCGACCCGATGCGGGAGACCGCCACCCTGGTCCGGCTCGCCGAGTCGGCCGCCGCCGGGGGCGGCACCGCGATCCGCGCCAATGAACCGGAGGTCGTCGCCGCGATCGTCGCGGCCGTACGCCTGCCGGTCATCGGCCTGTGGAAGGACGGCGACACCGGCGTCTACATCACGCCGACCGTCCGGCACGCCCTGGCGCTGGTCGAGGCGGGGGCGACGGTCGTCGCCGCGGACGCCACCGACCGCCCGCGCCCCGACGGCTCGTCCTTCGCCGAACTGGCCGCGGCGGTCCACGGGGCCGGCGCCCTGGTGATGGCCGATGTCTCCACCCTCGCGGAAGGCATCACGGCGGCGGGGCAGGGGGCGGACTTCGTCTCCACGACCCTCTCCGGCTACGTCCCCGGCACACCAGAGCAGACCGGCCCCGACCTGGACCTGGTCGCCGCACTCGCCGCGGCGATCGATGTGCCCGTGGTGGCCGAAGGCCGTATCAACACCCCCGAGGAAGCCGCCGAAGCCCTGGCCCGCGGCGCCCACAGTGTCGTCGTCGGCACCGCCATCACCGCCCCGACCGCACTGACCAGCCGCTTCGTGGCAGGCATCACCCGCCCCTGA
- a CDS encoding sialate:H+ symport family MFS transporter: MPTTSPPALPWYREVSRTQWKSFFAAWIGYVLDGFDFVLITLVLTEISDEFGLSTVQAASLISGAFITRWLGGAVLGAVGDRYGRRLAMVLSILLYSLGTFACGFAWNYHSLFAARLAIGMGMAGEYSASATYVMESWPARVRSRASGFLISGFSVGSVLAAQVYDWVVPSLGWRWMFYLGLIPIAVALWMRRALPEAEEWAESVADKNTKPNPFRPLFVTRVRAAVNTALIVVATVSLFLVFTPGGAGMVPVLSVVAGLTLAAFAVQLGGKRGRLLYLSMIVTLFFAFLYSWPIQALLPTYLKTELGYTTDQVTDVLYFAGFGTMAGCWAAGFLGDRIGARKAYALTLLASLAFVYPVFAVRDNLLLLGLLLFVLQATSFGISGLLPRYIGGHFPTASRGAALGFTYNVGALGGAVAPVLGAHLASGMNLGRALAVLTFASTVIVVLLVGFDVPARLNRLTDPDAKRDHLAAPLDSESP, translated from the coding sequence GTGCCGACCACATCGCCCCCCGCGCTCCCCTGGTACCGCGAGGTGAGCCGTACCCAGTGGAAGTCCTTCTTCGCCGCCTGGATCGGCTATGTCCTCGACGGTTTCGACTTCGTGCTGATCACTCTCGTACTCACCGAGATCAGCGACGAGTTCGGCCTGAGCACGGTGCAGGCGGCCAGCCTGATCTCGGGCGCGTTCATCACGCGCTGGCTGGGCGGCGCCGTGCTGGGCGCCGTCGGCGACCGGTACGGCCGCAGGCTCGCCATGGTGCTGAGCATCCTGCTGTACTCGCTGGGCACCTTCGCCTGCGGCTTCGCCTGGAACTACCACAGCCTCTTCGCCGCCCGCCTCGCCATCGGCATGGGCATGGCCGGTGAGTACAGCGCCAGCGCCACGTACGTCATGGAGAGCTGGCCCGCCAGGGTCCGCAGCCGGGCCAGCGGCTTCCTGATCTCCGGCTTCTCCGTCGGTTCGGTGCTCGCCGCACAGGTCTACGACTGGGTCGTGCCCTCGCTCGGCTGGCGCTGGATGTTCTACCTCGGCCTGATACCCATCGCCGTCGCCCTGTGGATGCGGCGGGCGCTGCCCGAGGCCGAGGAGTGGGCGGAGTCGGTCGCGGACAAGAACACGAAGCCCAATCCGTTCCGCCCGCTCTTCGTGACGCGCGTCCGGGCCGCGGTCAACACGGCCCTCATCGTCGTCGCGACCGTCTCGCTCTTCCTGGTCTTCACCCCGGGCGGCGCCGGAATGGTGCCGGTGCTGTCGGTGGTGGCGGGGCTCACGCTCGCCGCGTTCGCCGTGCAACTCGGGGGCAAGAGGGGCCGGCTGCTCTATCTGTCGATGATCGTGACGCTGTTCTTCGCGTTCCTGTACTCCTGGCCGATCCAGGCACTGCTGCCCACGTATCTGAAGACGGAACTGGGCTACACCACCGACCAGGTCACCGATGTCCTCTACTTCGCGGGGTTCGGCACCATGGCCGGCTGCTGGGCGGCGGGCTTCCTCGGCGACCGGATCGGCGCCAGAAAGGCGTACGCGCTGACGCTGCTGGCCTCGCTGGCCTTCGTCTATCCGGTCTTCGCGGTGCGGGACAACCTGCTGCTGCTGGGCCTCCTGCTCTTCGTGCTCCAGGCCACCAGCTTCGGCATCTCCGGCCTCCTGCCCCGCTACATCGGCGGCCACTTCCCCACCGCGAGCCGGGGCGCGGCACTCGGATTCACGTACAACGTGGGCGCACTGGGCGGAGCGGTCGCACCGGTCCTCGGCGCCCATCTCGCCTCCGGGATGAACCTCGGCCGGGCACTGGCGGTACTGACCTTCGCCAGCACGGTGATCGTGGTGCTCCTGGTCGGCTTCGACGTACCGGCCCGCCTGAACCGCCTGACGGACCCGGACGCGAAGCGCGACCACCTGGCGGCACCACTGGATTCGGAGAGTCCCTGA